The following coding sequences lie in one Aedes albopictus strain Foshan unplaced genomic scaffold, AalbF5 HiC_scaffold_492, whole genome shotgun sequence genomic window:
- the LOC109413261 gene encoding nose resistant to fluoxetine protein 6-like — MEEKRYFLEICFFTVVAILILLVCYSTWFDLSLQSAQRYPDKYFSKSHTTSRNRLLSAFSIPRNLRRIGDSPDTEIRKELNFLESFRFIQMHRIVTLHIVMALVKAPKSNPDDLERMVYKPAAIHYVAEFQNYVQTFFSITGMLLTINFLEHIRKNPQFDMKYFWERIRARLYRIIPAYLFIMLLETSINRRFMNGPLAQLTVGQSRAICRQNWWTNLLFLNNYIDTDKPCLIQSWYLAADLQLFVFALGCLMLIWRWPFMKKYILAAGFAWGIIITTIVAYTRRIPPVMTEDLKLYDNYNFGHPYFQLYQPFHMNITIYFAGMIAGFVYHRFRESRKEFFKSRLQFNMLQITVFMYFFTLATDWWVVLHQSSIPPLLLAIYATWFKHAWGLLCTMIQVRTALATSWSRFRSFFSHPIFIVLGKLCYSFYLIHFTVIVQIVGSSKQPIFFSMRVIMEYMMTVCMYTLFFGTLLCILIELPSNVALRELFESTPEKKPIGNGDAGTNVPNGKSQLNATSD; from the exons ACTTTTTGGAAATATGTTTCTTCACCGTGGTAGCAATACTCATACTCCTGGTTTGCTACTCAACCTGGTTCGACTTGTCGCTTCAATCGGCCCAGCGATATCCGGACAAATACTTCAGTAAATCCCATACCACTAGTCGCAACCGGCTGCTCTCCGCTTTCTCCATTCCTCGGAACCTCCGACGCATAGGAGATAGTCCTGACACAGAAATCCGTAAGGAGTTGAACTTCCTCGAATCGTTCCGCTTCATCCAAATGCATCGCATCGTCACGCTTCACATCGTTATGGCCTTGGTCAAGGCCCCCAAGAGCAATCCGGACGACCTTGAACGCATGGTCTATAAACCGGCCGCCATCCATTATGTCGCCGAATTCCAGAACTACGTACAAACTTTTTTCTCCATCACTGGAATGCTGTTGACGATCAATTTTCTGGAGCACATTCGGAAGAACCCTCAATTTGATATGAAATACTTTTGGGAACGGATCCGAGCACGGCTGTACCGAATAATTCCGGCTTATCTGTTCATCATGCTGCTGGAAACTTCCATCAATCGACGATTCATGAACGGACCTCTGGCACAGCTAACGGTTGGACAATCCAGAGCCATTTGTCGTCAAAATTGGTGGACTAATCTGCTGTTTCTGAACAACTACATCGATACCGATAAACCG TGTCTTATTCAATCGTGGTACTTGGCCGCTGATCTGCAGCTGTTCGTATTTGCCCTCGGTTGCCTAATGTTAATCTGGCGATGGCCATTCATGAAGAAATACATTCTTGCCGCTGGTTTTGCATGGGGAATCATCATTACCACGATCGTTGCCTACACACGTCGTATCCCACCGGTCATGACAGAAGACCTCAAGCTGTACGACAACTACAACTTCGGTCACCCATACTTCCAACTTTATCAACCGTTTCACATGAACATCACCATCTACTTTGCCGGAATGATCGCCGGTTTCGTGTACCATCGGTTCCGCGAGTCGCGCAAAGAGTTTTTCAAATCTCGGCTGCAGTTCAACATGCTGCAAATCACCGTGTTCATGTACTTCTTTACTTTGGCTACCGATTGGTGGGTGGTTCTACACCAATCTTCGATCCCGCCACTTCTGTTGGCGATCTACGCCACCTGGTTCAAACACGCCTGGGGACTCCTGTGCACCATGATCCAAGTCCGGACGGCTCTCGCCACCAGTTGGTCCCGCTTCCGGAGCTTTTTTAGTCACCCGATTTTCATCGTGCTCGGAAAGTTGTGCTACAGCTTCTATCTGATCCACTTCACCGTGATAGTGCAGATTGTAGGCTCATCCAAACAGCCAATCTTCTTCAGTATGAGGGTGATT ATGGAATACATGATGACGGTCTGCATGTACACGCTATTTTTCGGAACGCTGCTGTGCATCCTGATCGAGCTGCCTTCAAATGTGGCCCTGCGGGAACTGTTCGAGTCGACACCGGAAAAGAAACCTATCGGGAACGGCGATGCCGGTACGAATGTACCGAACGGGAAATCACAACTTAATGCTACTAGTGACTGA